Proteins from one Telopea speciosissima isolate NSW1024214 ecotype Mountain lineage chromosome 1, Tspe_v1, whole genome shotgun sequence genomic window:
- the LOC122669299 gene encoding elongator complex protein 1-like isoform X3, translated as MGAALDWMPSGAKVAAAFDRKADNNGPLIVFFERNGLERSSFSINELMDATIEVLKWNCSSDLLGAVVRCERYDAIKIWSFSNNHWYLKQEIRYPKSDRVKFIWDPMKPLHLISWTLGGKITTYNFVWITAVMENSVALVIDNSNVHVTPLALSLMPPPMYLFNLKFPTAVCDMAFFSKSSKSQMAACLSDGSLCIVEFPASDTWEELEGKEFFVETSSEVAFGSLKHLIWLDSHILLGVSYYETGDTNNACLVTSSSENELTHCQGKYLSGYSLQEIELVCSEDCVLGLVASSGWGAKVSCQLSLEGPVIAIVPNPAKRGSAFVQLDGGIIVEYTSKLGITRVPAESYLQKLDYSIGFSSSCPWMSIASVYDNGVLKPLPFGLDDNGSLHVSGRILCNNCSGFSFYSNSADQMITHLILTTKQDLLFIVDMDDILHGNLEAKYEKFIKVGNRNIEENRDSINIWERGAKLVGVLHGDAAAVILQTTRGNLECIHPRKLVLASIVNALVQRRFRDAILMVRRHRIDFNIIVDHCGWQNFLECANEFVKQVKNLSYITEFVCSVKNENVTEKLYRNIISLPYLKATRDIQAANVDGCYGKSKISSVLQAIREALEDQVPESPAKELCILTTLARSEPPAIVEALKRIKVVREMELLGVDDPRRKSYPSAEEAMKHLLWLTNSEAAYEAALGLYDLNLAAIVALNSQKDPKEFLPFLQGLERMPPLIMKYKIDLRLQRYESALKNIVSAGDAYYEDSINLMKNNPKLFSLGIQLFTDPSKKSQILEAWGDHLHGDKCFEDAATAYLCCSSLEKALKAYRACGHWKGVLTVAGLLKLGKEEALRLANELCEELQALGKPAEAAKIALEYCDDVASGIHFLISAREWEEALRIGFIHKREDLISEVKCAALECAGILISEYEEGLEKVGKYLARYLAVRQRRLLLSAKLQSEDRSIDDVDDETASNTSSNFSGMSAYTTGTRRGSSASTSSTTASKARQTRHQKKGGKIRAGSPGEEMALVEHLKGMSLTAGAQHELKSLLVSLVMLGNEETARKLQRVGDSFQLSQRAAVKLAEDTISNDDIDEKRHTLEHYVQKVRGELPHLEAIPWQSKVLFSS; from the exons ATGGGAGCAGCCTTGGACTGGATGCCAAGTGGGGCAAAAGTGGCAGCTGCCTTCGACAGAAAGGCTGATAATAATGGCCCCTTGATTGTTTTTTTTGAGAGAAATGGGTTAGAAAGAAGCTCATTTAGCATCAATGAGCTAATGGATGCAACAATAGAAGTACTAAAGTGGAATTGCAGCTCAGATCTTCTTGGTGCTGTTGTCAGATGTGAAAGATATGATGCCATCAAAATATGGTCTTTCAGCAACAATCATTGGTACTTGAAACAGGAAATAAGATATCCTAAGAGTGACCGGGTGAAATTCATATGGGATCCTATGAAGCCATTGCATCTGATCTCTTGGACTCTGGGTGGCAAGATTACAACCTACAACTTTGTCTGGATTACTGCCGTCATGGAGAATTCAGTCGCACTGGTTATTGACAACTCCAATGTACATGTAACCCCCCTGGCTTTATCACTCATGCCACCTCCTATGTATTTATTCAACCTGAAATTTCCCACTGCAGTTTGTGACATGGCATTCTTTTCAAAATCCTCCAAGAGCCAGATGGCGGCATGTTTGTCGGATGGTAGCCTTTGTATTGTAGAATTTCCTGCTTCTGACACTTGGGAAGAGTTGGAAGGGAAAGAATTCTTTGTTGAAACTTCTTCTGAGGTGGCATTTGGGTCATTGAAGCATCTCATTTGGTTGGATTCGCATATTCTTCTCGGTGTATCTTACTATGAAACTGGCGATACTAATAATGCCTGTTTGGTGACATCTTCCAGTGAGAATGAACTTACTCATTGTCAGGGAAAGTACTTGAGCGGGTACTCTTTGCAGGAGATTGAGCTTGTATGCTCTGAGGATTGTGTCTTGGGTTTAGTGGCTTCCTCAGGTTGGGGTGCAAAAGTTTCTTGTCAACTCTCCTTAGAAGGGCCAGTAATAGCCATTGTCCCAAACCCTGCTAAGAGAGGCTCAGCCTTTGTTCAGTTAGATGGAGGAATAATTGTTGAGTATACTTCAAAATTGGGCATCACAAGGGTACCTGCAGAGTCATACCTTCAGAAGCTTGATTACAGTATTGGGTTTTCTTCATCCTGCCCTTGGATGAGCATAGCTTCTGTCTATGACAATGGAGTATTGAAACCTTTGCCTTTTGGGCTTGATGATAATGGCAGCTTACATGTCAGTGGCCGGATATTATGCAACAATTGCAGTGGTTTCTCATTTTACTCAAACTCTGCTGATCAAATGATTACACACTTGATTCTCACAACCAAACAGGATTTACTTTTCATTGTTGACATGGATGACATTTTGCATGGAAATCTAGAagcaaaatatgaaaaattcaTCAAAGTTGGCAACAGAAACATTGAAGAAAATCGAGACTCTATAAATATTTGGGAAAGAGGAGCCAAATTGGTTGGTGTTCTCCATGGAGATGCAGCTGCTGTTATATTACAAACAACTCGTGgaaacctagaatgcatacatCCAAGAAAATTAGTCCTGGCATCAATTGTTAATGCTCTGGTCCAAAGGCGTTTCAGAGATGCAATTCTTATGGTAAGGAGGCACCGGATTGATTTCAATATCATTGTTGACCACTGTGGCTGGCAAAACTTTCTTGAGTGTGCTAATGAGTTTGTCAAGCAGGTAAAGAATTTGAGCTACATAACTGAGTTTGTTTGTTCTGTAAAGAATGAAAATGTTACAGAGAAGCTGTACAGGAACATTATATCCCTTCCTTACCTAAAGGCCACCAGAGATATACAAGCAGCAAATGTCGATGGATGTTATGGAAAGAGCAAGATCTCTTCTGTCCTGCAGGCAATACGGGAGGCTTTAGAGGATCAGGTACCAGAAAGTCCTGCAAAGGAGCTTTGCATATTGACCACATTGGCTCGCAGTGAACCTCCTGCTATTGTGGAAGCCCTGAAGAGGATAAAGGTGGTCCGTGAAATGGAACTACTAGGAGTTGATGATCCTCGAAGAAAATCTTATCCTTCTGCAGAAGAAGCTATGAAGCATCTGCTGTGGTTAACAAATTCTGAAGCTGCTTATGAAGCTGCATTAGGCCTTTATGATCTGAATCTTGCAGCTATTGTGGCATTGAACTCTCAAAAGGATCCAAAGGAGTTCCTTCCTTTTCTGCAGGGACTGGAGCGTATGCCACCCCTAATTATGAAGTATAAAATTGATCTTAGACTGCAGCGATATGAGAGTGCCCTTAAAAATATAGTCTCAGCAGGAGATGCTTATTATGAAGATAGCATAAACCTCATgaaaaataaccctaaacttttttcacttggaattcaaCTGTTCACTGACCCTTCCAAAAAGTCACAAATCCTTGAAGCCTGGGGAGACCATCTCCATGGTGATAAATGCTTTGAAGATGCTGCTACAGCTTATTTGTGTTGTTCCTCTTTGGAGAAGGCTCTGAAGGCATATCGTGCTTGTGGTCATTGGAAAGGGGTGCTTACAGTGGCTGGTCTCCTCAAATTGGGGAAGGAAGAGGCTCTACGATTGGCGAATGAACTCTGTGAAGAACTTCAAGCACTAGGGAAGCCAGCAGAAGCTGCTAAAATTGCTCTCGAATACTGTGATGATGTTGCCAGTGGAATACATTTCCTTATCAGTGCACGGGAATGGGAGGAGGCTTTGAGGATTGGGTTTATCCACAAGAGAGAGGATTTGATCTCAGAAGTGAAGTGTGCAGCTCTGGAATGTGCCGGAATACTGATTTCTGAATATGAGGAAGGACTGGAGAAGGTGGGGAAGTACTTAGCACGTTACTTAGCTGTTCGACAGAGAAGATTACTCCTTTCAGCAAAGCTTCAGTCGGAGGACAGGTCAATagatgatgttgatgatgaaaCTGCTTCAAATACTAGCAGTAATTTCAGTGGAATGAGTGCCTACACCACTGG GACAAGGAGGGGTTCTAGTGCTTCCACAAGCTCAACTACAGCTAGCAAGGCACGCCAAACAAGGCATCagaagaaaggaggaaaaaTCCGTGCTGGAAG CCCTGGTGAGGAGATGGCTCTGGTGGAGCATTTAAAGGGCATGTCCTTAACTGCTGGTGCGCAGCATGAGCTTAAATCCCTATTGGTTTCCCTTGTGATGCTTGGCAATGAAGAAACTGCTAGGAAGCTGCAACGTGTGGGGGATAGCTTTCAATTATCTCAACGGGCAGCTGTCAAACTAGCTGAAGATACAATCTCCAATGACGATATAGATGAGAAAAGGCATACATTGGAGCATTACGTTCAAAAAGTAAGAGGTGAACTGCCTCATTTGGAAGCTATCCCATGGCAGTCAAAAGTCTTGTTTTCTTCTTAA